ACTAGTGGCGTTAAAGGCGGATGCTGGGCATCCTGATGAAGATTAAGGCGTCAAAAAGTCTGAGTGTGACAGCTTAGGCTTTTTTTGTTCGATTATGTGTTGCACTTCAATTGTAAATTCGTCCTTCAAACAAGTGAAAGATTACATAGATAATTAGTAGCTGTAAGATTACAGTTTTAATTCGACAAAGTGTTGCACTTGGTTTGACAAGTCGTCACCCGTTAAATTAAATTTTAATTAGTATTGACTTTGTAAAATGAGAATGATTTAATGTAAACAACAACAAAACGGAAAGGATCGATCGCAATGACGAAACTATTACCAACTAATGCTTATTATTTTGGCTTTTATTACTTTAGGTAGCGTTCGTATTGGTTCCTTAGATACGAACGTCACGCACGTTCGTGTCTAAGGTTAGCGAAGTCAGATTTGTCTTGGCCAGCTAGACACGGGAAGTCTAGCTGGTAATAATAGTCACTTGCATCGTTTTTGATGAGGTGTCGCCTGCTAGATTTCTAAAATCTAGCAGGCTTTTTTTATATTGTTGGACCTTTGAAGGAGGAAATGCTATGACTAAGCGCCATCGTAAAACGTTATCACTAAGCTTGTATTTAAATTACTTTGTCCACGGGTTGGGATTGATTATTTTAACGCAGAATATGCAAGCACTGAGCCATCATTGGCAAACCCCAATCGAAACGGTTTCTTATGTTATTTCAGGAATTGGGATTGGTCGGTTATTAGCTTATTTCATATTTGGGCAATTATCTGATCGATACGGTCGCAAAGTTTTCGTTAATTTAGGGATGTTAAGTTATTTTATCTTTTTCTTAGGAATGGCCTTTGTGCGCGATAGTCAAGTGGCCTATGGCTTAGCGATATTGGCTGGGATTGCTAATTCGGCCCTTGATGCCGGTACTTATCCGACCTTCATGGAATTGAATGGCAATCAAGGTGCATCCAATGTGTTGTTAAAAGCATTCATGTCGGCCGGTGAATTTTTATTACCGCTGTTGATTGCGTCATTGGAAACGGCTCATTTATGGTATGGCTGGTCTTTCATGGTTGCCGCATTTATTTTGAGCCTTAATTTTTGGCAGTTAAATCGACAAAAATTTCCGCCAAAGAATCAAGCCTCAGCAGCAGTCGTTAAGACTAGTGCACCGTTATCAAGATTACGCCGTTGGCTAGCAACTATCGGTTTAGCTGGCTATGGTTACACCTCGATGGCATTAATGATTTTATATACGCAATGGATTAGCTTGTTTGTGACTCGTGAACTGAACTATTCGTCAATTACCGCGCACTTATTGTTGTCGCTTTATAGTATTGGGTCAATCAGTGGGGTTGTGCTCATCTTTATGAGTTTACGTTGGGGTGTCGCTGAAACAAAGCTATTGATTGGCTTGAATCTCGGCGCATTCAGCGCATTATTGGTGGTTTGTTTCACTACTTGGCCGTGGTTATCAATGGTGGCAACGTTTATCTTTGGGTTTACAGCGGCTGGTGGTAGCATGCAAATCGGCTTAAATTTGTTGCTTAAATTATATCCACAAGCTAAAGGTCGTGTGATGGGGCTATTCTTTACGCTCGGTAGTGTTGCCTCTTTTACGATTCCGTTGATAACCGGGTGGCTTTCAAAACAGCACATTGGTCGTGCGATGCGGTTTGATTTAGTCATTAGTCTGGTCGGCGTGGGTTTGGTCTTACTCGCAATCTGGGCTTTAGGGCCACAGCAGTCACTAGTACAGCAACGTCACCGGATTAATCGAATTGACCACCACTTGGTTAGTTTGTTGAACCAACGATTTGATGCTGTCACAACGATTGGCGGGTTAAAGCAACAGGCGCAGTTACCAGTATTGGATGCTAAACGCGAAGATCAAGTGTTAGCCCGAATTGCCAAACAGAGTCGCTCAGCAGCACAAACGCCGTACTTACAAGCAATTTACCGAGAAATTATGCTGAATTCGCGTACGTATCAACAAGTAGAACCTATTAAAATAATGAAGACTCAGGAGGACTTAACACATGATTGATTATATGACAGCTGGTGAATCTCATGGCCCACAATTAACAGGAATTTTGACTGGCATACCTGCTGGTTTATCGATAGATGTTGATCAGATTAATGCTGGTCTAGAAGAACGACAAGGTGGTTTTGGGCGCGGCAATCGCCAACAAATTGAACACGATATGGTGACGATTACTGGCGGATTGCGCCATGGGGTCACGCTAGGGTCACCGTTGGCCTTAGTCATCCAGAATCGTGATCACGCCCATTGGCACGAAATTATGAATCCGATTAGTCCAGCGACTAATGATAATACGTTGCGGCGAGTAACCCGACCACGACCAGGGCATGCGGACTTGGTCGGCGGGATGAAATATGGTCATCGTGATTTGCGCAACGTGTTGGAGCGATCATCCGCGCGCGAAACGGCGATGCGGGTTGCTATTGGTCAAATTTGTAAACAGCTACTAGGTCAATTAGGCATTGAACTCGTCGGCTATGTTCAACAAATTGGGCCAATTATGACAACTAGCCAGTCCTTATCGGTTGCCGAATTAACAAAGCAGATTAAGAAAAATGATTTACGGTTGGTCGATCAAACTAAGGTTGCGGCCAGTCATGACTTGATTACAGCGACTAAAAAAGCTGGTGATACGTTAGGTGGTGTGATTCGGGTGGTCGCAACGAATGTGCCAGCTGGATTAGGGAGTTATGCAACTTGGAATACAAAGTTAGATGGTCAATTAGCGGCGGCGGTCATGGGCGTCAATGCAATCAAGGGCGTTGAAATTGGTGATGGCTTTATAGCCGCTGACCAGTATGGTAGTCAAGTCATGGATGCCATTGACTGGCAGGCTGATACCGGCTGGTCACGGTTGACGAACCATCTTGGCGGTTTTGAAGGTGGCATGACTAATGGGATGCCGATTGTTATTAAGGCGGCCATGAAACCAATCCCAACGTTATATCGACCACTGCAAAGTGTAGATATTCAAACCAAAGTGGTTAAAAAAGCGAGTGTAGAACGTTCCGATACGACGGCCATCGTGCCAGCCGCCGTGGTTGTTGAAAGTGTCGTCGCCATTGAATTAGTGCGGGTGTTAACAGCCACTTTTGATGGTAGTAACTTAACGCGGTTACAGCAGATGCTCCAAAACTATCGGGCTGAATTGCAGGCCTATTAGCGATGCGGATTCAAACTTTGGGTCCGCAAGCTACCGATAGTTATGCTGCTGCTGAACAATATAATCAACAACACTTTCAAGGACGCGCCGAAATCCAAGGTCAATCAAGT
This genomic window from Lactobacillus sp. CBA3606 contains:
- the aroC gene encoding chorismate synthase; this encodes MIDYMTAGESHGPQLTGILTGIPAGLSIDVDQINAGLEERQGGFGRGNRQQIEHDMVTITGGLRHGVTLGSPLALVIQNRDHAHWHEIMNPISPATNDNTLRRVTRPRPGHADLVGGMKYGHRDLRNVLERSSARETAMRVAIGQICKQLLGQLGIELVGYVQQIGPIMTTSQSLSVAELTKQIKKNDLRLVDQTKVAASHDLITATKKAGDTLGGVIRVVATNVPAGLGSYATWNTKLDGQLAAAVMGVNAIKGVEIGDGFIAADQYGSQVMDAIDWQADTGWSRLTNHLGGFEGGMTNGMPIVIKAAMKPIPTLYRPLQSVDIQTKVVKKASVERSDTTAIVPAAVVVESVVAIELVRVLTATFDGSNLTRLQQMLQNYRAELQAY
- a CDS encoding MFS transporter — translated: MTKRHRKTLSLSLYLNYFVHGLGLIILTQNMQALSHHWQTPIETVSYVISGIGIGRLLAYFIFGQLSDRYGRKVFVNLGMLSYFIFFLGMAFVRDSQVAYGLAILAGIANSALDAGTYPTFMELNGNQGASNVLLKAFMSAGEFLLPLLIASLETAHLWYGWSFMVAAFILSLNFWQLNRQKFPPKNQASAAVVKTSAPLSRLRRWLATIGLAGYGYTSMALMILYTQWISLFVTRELNYSSITAHLLLSLYSIGSISGVVLIFMSLRWGVAETKLLIGLNLGAFSALLVVCFTTWPWLSMVATFIFGFTAAGGSMQIGLNLLLKLYPQAKGRVMGLFFTLGSVASFTIPLITGWLSKQHIGRAMRFDLVISLVGVGLVLLAIWALGPQQSLVQQRHRINRIDHHLVSLLNQRFDAVTTIGGLKQQAQLPVLDAKREDQVLARIAKQSRSAAQTPYLQAIYREIMLNSRTYQQVEPIKIMKTQEDLTHD